Proteins encoded by one window of Pseudonocardia alni:
- a CDS encoding sulfite exporter TauE/SafE family protein, translating into MTSVALTLALSVVVGLSLGVLGGGGSILMVPLLVYVAGLDAREAIAASLVVVGVTAAVGAAGHARTGRVRWRTGLTFGVAGMAGAFAGGLVGARLPAQVLLVAFALMMTVTAVAMLRGRREIDPAEQHRELPVPRVLLDGAVVGLVTGLVGAGGGFLVVPALALLGGLPMGVAVGTSLLVIALKSLAGLAGYLTTVSLDWTVVGAITVAAVLGSLAGTRLVGRIPADALRRGFGWFVLAMGAFVLVQQAPDAIRVPGLLVLAAVAVSMAGCAAWVASCPLRRVGRPGAA; encoded by the coding sequence GTGACCAGTGTCGCCCTGACCCTGGCGCTCTCGGTCGTGGTCGGCCTGTCGCTGGGCGTCCTCGGCGGCGGCGGCTCGATCCTCATGGTGCCGCTGCTGGTCTACGTGGCCGGGCTCGACGCCCGCGAGGCCATCGCGGCGTCACTGGTCGTCGTCGGGGTGACCGCGGCGGTCGGCGCGGCCGGGCACGCCCGTACAGGACGCGTGCGCTGGCGGACGGGCCTGACCTTCGGGGTCGCGGGCATGGCCGGCGCGTTCGCCGGCGGGCTCGTCGGCGCCCGGTTGCCCGCACAGGTCCTGCTGGTCGCGTTCGCCCTCATGATGACGGTGACCGCCGTGGCGATGCTGCGGGGCCGCCGGGAGATCGATCCGGCGGAGCAGCACCGCGAGCTCCCGGTCCCCCGGGTCCTGCTCGACGGTGCCGTCGTCGGACTCGTGACGGGTCTCGTGGGAGCCGGCGGCGGGTTCCTGGTCGTCCCGGCTCTCGCACTGCTGGGCGGGCTCCCGATGGGGGTCGCGGTCGGGACGTCGCTGCTGGTCATCGCGCTCAAGTCCCTCGCGGGCCTGGCCGGCTACCTCACCACCGTCTCGCTCGACTGGACCGTCGTCGGCGCGATCACCGTCGCGGCGGTGCTCGGCAGCCTCGCCGGTACCCGGCTGGTCGGCCGCATCCCGGCCGACGCCCTGCGGCGCGGGTTCGGCTGGTTCGTGCTCGCGATGGGGGCGTTCGTGCTGGTCCAGCAGGCGCCCGACGCGATCCGGGTGCCGGGCCTGCTCGTCCTGGCCGCCGTCGCGGTGTCGATGGCGGGCTGCGCCGCGTGGGTCGCGAGCTGTCCGCTGCGGCGGGTCGGGCGTCCCGGCGCGGCCTGA
- a CDS encoding MBL fold metallo-hydrolase: protein MITVLTVETPGLGDRSYLAHDGEVALVVDPQRDHDRIRAAADEAGVRITHVFESHIHNDYVTGGVQLARATGAQYLLNADDPVSFERVGVRDGQVVEVGTMHVRVLHTPGHTHTHLSFAVSDGSVPGAEPTVVFTGGSLLYGSTGRPDLLGPDHTDTLAHAQWHSARRLAAELPDATEIFPTHGFGSFCSAAQATGTASTIGAEKAANPALIREQDEWVRELLAGLDAFPAYYAHMGPANSAGPDEIDLSTPAEADPAELRRRIDAGEWVVDLRTGTAFAAGHVAGTVNIGLGGQFVTYLGWLMPWGTPVTLLGESPADVADAQRELVRIGIDRPAAVATGKPEDWTGPTPLRSFRQATFADLAAEYDRGARPSVLDVRRNPERADGFVEGSVGIPIHEVLDRIDEVPAGPVWVHCAGGYRAAVVAGLLDARGIEVVAIDDAFGNAEPAGLPIVDPAGTR, encoded by the coding sequence ATGATCACCGTTCTGACCGTCGAGACGCCCGGCCTGGGCGACCGCAGCTACCTGGCGCACGACGGCGAGGTCGCCCTCGTCGTCGATCCCCAGCGCGACCACGACCGGATCCGCGCCGCCGCCGACGAGGCGGGCGTCCGGATCACCCACGTGTTCGAGTCCCACATCCACAACGACTACGTCACCGGTGGTGTCCAGCTGGCCCGCGCGACCGGAGCGCAGTACCTCCTGAACGCGGACGACCCGGTCTCCTTCGAGCGCGTCGGCGTCCGCGACGGTCAGGTCGTCGAGGTCGGCACGATGCACGTCCGGGTCCTCCACACCCCGGGACACACCCACACCCACCTGTCGTTCGCCGTCTCCGACGGCTCCGTGCCCGGCGCCGAGCCGACGGTCGTGTTCACCGGCGGATCGCTCCTGTACGGCTCCACCGGCCGTCCCGATCTGCTGGGACCCGACCACACCGACACGCTCGCCCACGCCCAGTGGCACTCCGCGCGGCGGCTCGCCGCGGAGCTGCCCGACGCGACGGAGATCTTCCCGACCCACGGCTTCGGTAGCTTCTGCTCCGCCGCCCAGGCCACCGGCACCGCGAGCACCATCGGCGCGGAGAAGGCGGCCAACCCCGCGCTGATCCGCGAGCAGGACGAGTGGGTCCGCGAGCTGCTGGCCGGGCTCGACGCGTTCCCCGCGTACTACGCCCACATGGGCCCCGCGAACTCCGCGGGCCCGGACGAGATCGACCTCTCCACCCCGGCCGAGGCCGACCCCGCCGAGCTGCGACGTCGCATCGACGCGGGCGAGTGGGTCGTCGACCTGCGCACCGGGACCGCGTTCGCGGCGGGACACGTCGCGGGGACGGTGAACATCGGTCTCGGCGGGCAGTTCGTGACCTACCTCGGCTGGCTCATGCCGTGGGGGACCCCGGTGACCCTGCTGGGCGAGAGCCCGGCCGACGTGGCCGACGCCCAGCGCGAGCTGGTCCGGATCGGGATCGACCGGCCCGCGGCCGTGGCCACCGGCAAGCCCGAGGACTGGACCGGACCGACCCCGCTGCGCAGCTTCCGTCAGGCCACCTTCGCCGACCTCGCGGCCGAGTACGACCGTGGTGCGCGCCCGTCGGTGCTGGACGTCCGCCGGAACCCCGAGCGGGCGGACGGATTCGTCGAGGGCTCGGTCGGGATCCCGATCCACGAGGTTCTCGACCGGATCGACGAGGTCCCGGCCGGGCCGGTCTGGGTGCACTGCGCCGGTGGCTACCGGGCCGCCGTCGTGGCCGGACTGCTCGACGCCCGCGGGATCGAGGTCGTCGCGATCGACGACGCCTTCGGCAACGCCGAGCCCGCCGGCCTGCCGATCGTCGACCCGGCGGGGACGAGGTGA
- a CDS encoding GntR family transcriptional regulator: MSDTETDAPGPAVIRREPGRLLWEQLLDDLRRRLDVDAFTDGFPGELALVEEYGVSRHTVRQAVKVLRDEGRVVGTRGRPSRQAEPVEIAQRLGALYSLHESVRAMGLEQQSVVRALDTRADGVIAARLGLEESTPLVHLERLRFAGGDPLALDRVWLPHDLAAPLLTADFTTGALYERYAELCGVVLTGGEETIQPILPTPAEHRLLGGSPSTAAFSVRRLGRAKGRPVEWRQTLVRGDRFVLRADFSTKDGYQLDLLGSPDRKDPRR; this comes from the coding sequence GTGTCCGACACCGAGACCGATGCCCCCGGCCCCGCCGTCATCCGGCGCGAGCCCGGCCGCCTCCTCTGGGAGCAGCTGCTCGACGACCTGCGGCGCCGCCTCGACGTGGACGCGTTCACCGACGGTTTCCCCGGCGAGCTGGCGCTCGTGGAGGAGTACGGGGTCAGCCGGCACACCGTGCGGCAGGCGGTCAAGGTACTGCGCGACGAGGGCCGTGTCGTCGGGACGCGCGGACGCCCGTCGCGTCAGGCCGAGCCGGTGGAGATCGCCCAGCGGCTCGGCGCCCTCTACAGCCTGCACGAGTCCGTCCGCGCGATGGGACTCGAGCAGCAGAGCGTCGTGCGGGCTCTGGACACCCGCGCCGACGGCGTGATCGCCGCCCGGCTCGGGCTCGAGGAGTCCACCCCCCTGGTGCACCTCGAGCGCCTGCGCTTCGCCGGCGGCGACCCACTCGCTCTGGACCGCGTGTGGCTCCCGCACGACCTCGCCGCCCCGCTGCTGACGGCGGATTTCACCACCGGCGCGCTCTACGAGCGTTACGCCGAGCTGTGCGGGGTCGTCCTCACCGGCGGTGAGGAGACCATCCAGCCCATCCTGCCCACCCCCGCCGAACACCGGTTGCTGGGCGGCAGCCCGTCCACCGCCGCGTTCTCGGTCCGGCGACTCGGCCGCGCCAAGGGTCGCCCGGTGGAGTGGCGCCAGACCCTCGTCCGCGGCGACCGGTTCGTCCTGCGTGCTGACTTCTCCACCAAGGACGGCTACCAGCTCGACCTGCTCGGCTCCCCCGACCGGAAGGACCCACGACGATGA
- a CDS encoding rhodanese-like domain-containing protein, which yields MTTPDQIPQTDPVDARELAAGGALLLDVREPAEWSAGHIEGAVHTPLGELDPMAFDRDRMVVAVCRSGNRSGKAAAALADAGVDVRNLAGGMTAWSEAGLPCVDDDGEPGTVA from the coding sequence ATGACCACGCCCGACCAGATCCCGCAGACCGACCCGGTGGACGCCCGTGAGCTCGCGGCCGGCGGTGCCCTGCTCCTCGACGTCCGTGAGCCGGCCGAGTGGAGCGCCGGGCACATCGAGGGCGCGGTGCACACCCCACTCGGCGAGCTGGACCCGATGGCGTTCGACCGGGACCGGATGGTCGTGGCCGTCTGCCGCTCCGGGAACCGGTCCGGCAAGGCCGCCGCGGCGCTGGCCGACGCCGGCGTCGACGTCCGGAACCTGGCCGGCGGCATGACGGCCTGGTCCGAGGCCGGCCTCCCGTGCGTCGACGACGACGGTGAACCCGGGACCGTCGCGTGA
- a CDS encoding sulfite exporter TauE/SafE family protein, translated as MTGVLAGALGLVVGLVIGTLGGGGGVLAVPALVYALGQDARTATTGSIVIVGIIAAVGVLARLRGRTIDWRTGVGFGIVGVPTAWAGSLLNRAVPQPVLLLSFAALTLAIAVLMLVKGGASAQQADGAALAETGAVSGGGPAPRTAGGPGTAGATAVLAAPARRSVARRVGKIVAAGSVVGFLTGFLGVGGGFLVVPALTMLMGLSMPAAIGTSLLVLTFNSISSLGARIGHLDLDWAVIGPFAAVAVLGALGGKLVADRMSGAALNRTFAGLLVVVGLFVGVQSLLAL; from the coding sequence GTGACCGGCGTCCTGGCCGGAGCGCTGGGCCTGGTCGTCGGGCTCGTCATCGGGACCCTCGGCGGCGGTGGCGGCGTGCTCGCCGTGCCCGCGCTGGTCTACGCGCTCGGCCAGGACGCCCGCACCGCCACCACCGGCAGCATCGTCATCGTCGGCATCATCGCCGCCGTCGGCGTCCTGGCCCGGCTTCGAGGGCGCACGATCGACTGGCGGACCGGTGTCGGGTTCGGGATCGTCGGCGTGCCCACCGCCTGGGCGGGGTCGCTGCTCAACCGTGCCGTGCCCCAGCCCGTCCTGCTGCTGTCCTTCGCGGCCCTCACCCTCGCCATCGCCGTGCTGATGCTGGTCAAGGGCGGGGCGTCGGCGCAGCAGGCCGACGGCGCGGCGCTCGCGGAGACCGGCGCGGTGTCCGGAGGGGGGCCGGCACCCCGCACCGCCGGGGGCCCGGGGACGGCCGGCGCGACCGCCGTCCTCGCGGCCCCCGCGCGACGGTCGGTGGCCCGCCGTGTCGGCAAGATCGTCGCGGCCGGCTCGGTCGTCGGCTTCCTGACCGGGTTCCTCGGGGTCGGCGGCGGGTTCCTCGTCGTCCCGGCCCTGACCATGCTCATGGGCCTGTCGATGCCCGCGGCGATCGGCACCTCGCTGCTCGTGCTCACCTTCAACTCGATCAGCTCGCTGGGCGCCCGGATCGGGCACCTCGACCTGGACTGGGCGGTCATCGGGCCGTTCGCCGCGGTCGCGGTGCTCGGCGCGCTCGGCGGCAAGCTCGTCGCCGACCGGATGTCGGGCGCGGCGCTCAACCGGACGTTCGCCGGGCTGCTCGTCGTCGTCGGGCTGTTCGTCGGGGTGCAGAGCCTGCTCGCCCTCTGA
- a CDS encoding TDT family transporter has protein sequence MTTHLDRPAAEVGALPRRPHALARIGLLRDLDRPGDAVSSLGPNWFASVMGTGIVGGAVATLPLRSPVLTAWGTTVWGLASVLLVVLVVATAAHRLRFPARARGHAADPVAVQFYGAVAMALMTVGAGAVQFGIPVLGATAALATSWTLWLTGTAFGLVTAVGVPYLMITRHEIGPDAAFGGWLMPVVPPMVSAADGALLVAHLAPGPGRATLLLACYALFGMSLFATLALLPQIWNRLVVHGTGPAATVPTLWIVLGPLGQSVTAAGLLANVAPDTLPEPFAIGTAVFAVLYGVPAWGFAMLWMALAAAVTVRTARRGLPFALTWWSFTFPLGTCVTGTNLLAARLGTPALAVVAVALYGLLVAAWAVVAARTAHGALVRGHLLAPAS, from the coding sequence ATGACGACCCACCTGGACCGCCCCGCAGCCGAGGTCGGGGCCCTGCCCCGGCGGCCGCACGCGCTCGCCCGGATCGGGCTGCTGCGCGACCTCGACCGCCCCGGCGACGCCGTCTCGTCGCTGGGACCCAACTGGTTCGCGTCGGTGATGGGCACCGGGATCGTCGGCGGCGCGGTCGCCACGCTGCCGCTGCGCTCGCCCGTCCTGACGGCCTGGGGCACCACGGTGTGGGGGCTGGCCTCGGTCCTGCTCGTCGTGCTGGTCGTGGCGACCGCGGCGCACCGCCTGCGCTTCCCCGCCCGGGCCCGCGGGCACGCGGCCGATCCGGTCGCCGTGCAGTTCTACGGCGCCGTCGCGATGGCCCTGATGACCGTCGGCGCCGGTGCCGTCCAGTTCGGGATCCCGGTCCTCGGTGCCACGGCCGCACTCGCCACGAGCTGGACGCTGTGGCTGACCGGCACCGCGTTCGGCCTGGTCACCGCCGTCGGCGTGCCCTACCTGATGATCACCCGCCACGAGATCGGCCCGGACGCCGCGTTCGGCGGCTGGCTGATGCCGGTCGTGCCGCCGATGGTGTCGGCGGCCGACGGCGCCCTGCTCGTCGCCCACCTCGCCCCGGGGCCGGGCCGGGCGACGCTGCTGCTCGCCTGCTACGCGCTGTTCGGGATGAGCCTGTTCGCGACGCTCGCGCTGCTCCCGCAGATCTGGAACCGGCTGGTCGTGCACGGGACCGGCCCGGCCGCGACCGTCCCCACCCTGTGGATCGTCCTCGGCCCGCTCGGCCAGTCGGTCACCGCGGCGGGTCTGCTGGCGAACGTCGCGCCGGACACGCTGCCGGAGCCGTTCGCGATCGGCACCGCCGTGTTCGCCGTGCTCTACGGCGTGCCGGCCTGGGGGTTCGCGATGCTGTGGATGGCGCTGGCGGCCGCGGTGACCGTCCGGACGGCGCGGCGCGGGCTGCCGTTCGCGCTGACCTGGTGGAGCTTCACCTTCCCGCTCGGCACCTGCGTGACCGGGACGAACCTGCTCGCGGCCCGGCTGGGGACACCGGCGCTCGCCGTGGTGGCGGTGGCGCTCTACGGGCTGCTCGTCGCGGCGTGGGCCGTGGTCGCGGCCCGGACGGCACACGGTGCGCTGGTCCGCGGGCACCTGCTCGCCCCCGCGTCCTGA